A stretch of the Balearica regulorum gibbericeps isolate bBalReg1 chromosome 23, bBalReg1.pri, whole genome shotgun sequence genome encodes the following:
- the CBL gene encoding E3 ubiquitin-protein ligase CBL → MSAPLKKGPGGLIGLMKDAFQPHHHHLGPHQPGAVDKKMVEKCWKLMDKVVRLCQNPKLALKNSPPYILDLLPDTYQHLRTILSRYEGKMETLGENEYFRVFMENLMKKTKQTISLFKEGKERMYEENSQPRRNLTKLSLIFSHMLAELKGIFPSGLFQGDTFRITKADAAEFWRKAFGEKTIVPWKSFRQALHEVHPISSGLEAMALKSTIDLTCNDYISVFEFDIFTRLFQPWSSLLRNWNSLAVTHPGYMAFLTYDEVKARLQKFIHKPGSYIFRLSCTRLGQWAIGYVTADGNILQTIPHNKPLFQALIDGFREGFYLFPDGRNQNPDLTGLCEPTPQDHIKVTQEQYELYCEMGSTFQLCKICAENDKDVKIEPCGHLMCTSCLTAWQESEGQGCPFCRCEIKGTEPIVVDPFDPRGGGGLSRQGAEGTPSPNYDDDDDDRADDSLFMMKELAGTKVERPPSPFSVAPQATLPPVPPRLDLLQQRVSNPPGASSPGTTSKAAPGTLHKDKPLPIPPTLRDLPPPPPPDRPHSIGAEGRPQRRPLPCTPGDCPSRDKPPPVPSNRQADLWPSRPIPKAPSVALSPGDPWAGRELSNRHSLPFSLPSQMDSRADSHRLGSTLSLDNPMSLNSGPTTTSECEHSKIKPSSSANAIYSLAARPLPVPKLPPGEQSESDEDTEYMSPSSLPVVPPGPAVQNPEIKMPLEMTQSLRVLDRDQQTDGCMYEAMYNIHSQAASSAFEIVNTSDEGDLAAATASNGPEESENEEDGYDIPKPPLPVAIARRTLSDISNATPAFSRMSLENDPVTGFSDGSQVPERPPKPLPRRINSERKAGSCQTGGASSGTSASLQLSSEIENLMSQGYSYQDIQKALVIAHNNIEMAKNILREFVSISSPAHVAT, encoded by the exons ATGTCGGCGCCGCTGAAGAAGGGCCCCGGGGGGCTGATCGGGCTCATGAAGGACGCCTTCCAGccgcaccaccaccacctcggCCCGCACCAGCCCGGCGCCGTGGACAAGAAGATGGTGGAGAAGTGCTGGAAGCTCATGGACAAG GTGGTGCGTTTGTGTCAGAACCCTAAACTGGCGTTGAAGAACAGTCCACCCTATATCCTAGATTTGCTACCTGATACCTACCAGCATCTACGAACCATCCTATCACGCTACGAGGGGAAGATGGAGACCCTGGGAGAAAATGAGTATTTCCGTGTTTTCATGGAGAACTTGATGAAGAAAACCAAGCAGACCATCAGCCTTTtcaaggaagggaaggagcgGATGTATGAGGAGAACTCTCAGCCTAG GCGTAACCTGACAAAGTTATCCCTGATATTTAGCCATATGCTGGCAGAACTCAAAGGTATTTTCCCAAGCGGCCTTTTCCAGGGAGACACGTTCCGAATCACCAAGGCAGATGCTGCAGAATTTTGGAGAAAGGCATTTGGTGAAAA GACTATCGTTCCATGGAAAAGCTTCCGTCAGGCCTTGCATGAAGTACATCCAATCAGTTCAGGGCTGGAAGCCATGGCCCTGAAGTCAACGATTGACTTGACGTGCAATGACtacatttcagtatttgaatTTGATATCTTCACACGACTTTTCCAG CCATGGTCCTCTTTGCTCAGGAACTGGAATAGCCTAGCGGTGACTCATCCTGGTTATATGGCATTCCTAACATATGATGAGGTGAAAGCCCGGCTTCAGAAATTCATTCACAAACCTGGCAG TTATATTTTCCGATTGAGTTGTACGCGACTTGGTCAGTGGGCCATTGGCTATGTCACTGCAGATGGGAACATTCTTCAGACAATCCCCCACAACAAACCTCTTTTTCAGGCACTGATTGATGGCTTCAGGGAAGGCTT ttatttatttccCGACGGCCGGAATCAGAATCCTGACTTGACTGGCTTGTGTGAGCCCACACCTCAGGACCACATTAAAGTTACACAG GAACAATATGAATTGTATTGCGAGATGGGCTCCACGTTTCAGCTGTGTAAAATATGTGCTGAAAACGACAAGGATGTGAAGATTGAACCCTGCGGCCATCTGATGTGCACGTCCTGTCTCACTGCGTGGCAG GAATCAGAAGGCCAGGGATGTCCTTTTTGCCGCTGTGAAATCAAAGGCACGGAGCCAATTGTAGTCGACCCATTTGAccccagaggaggaggaggattatCGCGGCAAGGGGCAGAAGGAACTCCCTCGCCCAATTATGACGATGATGATGACGACAGAGCTGATGATTCACTCTTCATGATGAAAGAACTCGCTGGTACCAAA gTTGAGCGTCCTCCTTCTCCGTTCTCAGTAGCTCCACAGGCCACCCTTCCTCCCGTGCCGCCGCGACTGGATCTTTTACAGCAGCGAGTGTCCAATCCACCTGGGGCTTCCAGCCCTGGGACCACTTCAAAG GCTGCACCTGGTACTCTTCACAAGGATAAACCTTTGCCGATACCACCCACGCTCAGAGATCTcccgccgccaccgcctccGGACAGGCCACATTCCATTGGGGCTGAAGGTCGACCTCAGAGGCGTCCCTTGCCCTGCACGCCAGGAGACTGTCCTTCGAGAGACAAGCCACCCCCTGTGCCCTCCAACCGTCAGGCTGATCTGTGGCCATCCAGGCCGATTCCAAAAGCCCCATCTGTAGCTCTCAGTCCTGGTGACCCTTGGGCTGGGAGAGAACTGTCCAACAGGCACTCGCTTCCCTTTTCCTTGCCCTCTCAGATGGACTCCAGGGCTGACAGCCATCGGCTTGGAAGCACACTCAGCCTGGACAACCCAATG agctTGAACAGTGGTCCAACGACAACCTCAGAGTGTGAACACTCCAAAATTAAACCCTCCTCATCTGCCAATGCGATCTACTCCTTAGCTGCCAG ACCACTGCCTGTACCAAAACTGCCTCCTGGAGAACAGTCTGAAAGCGATGAAGACACCGAATACATGTCACCATCCTCTCTGCCTGTGGTGCCTCCAGGTCCTGCTGTACAAAATCCAGAGATCAAAATGCCTTTGGAAATGACTCAGAGTTTACG AGTTTTAGACCGCGACCAGCAGACGGATGGCTGTATGTATGAAGCAATGTACAACATTCACTCCCAAGCTGCGTCCTCTGCTTTTGAGATTGTCAACACTTCTG ATGAAGGGGATCTGGCAGCAGCCACTGCCAGCAATGGCCCTGAAGAGTCAGAAAACGAAGAAGATGGCTATGATATCCCCAAACCACCGCTACCAGTTGCTATTGCTCGTCGCACACTGTCTGATATCTCCAATGCCACACCTGCCTTCAGCCGAATGTCTTTGGAAAATGACCCCGTAACAG GTTTTTCAGATGGCTCTCAAGTTCCAGAAAGGCCGCCGAAGCCGCTGCCACGAAGAATAAATTCTGAGCGGAAAGCAGGGAGCTGCCAAACGGGCGGAGCCAGCAGTGGGACCAGTGCGTCACTGCAACTCTCCAGTGAGATCGAGAATCTAATGAGCCAAGGCTACTCATATCAGGACATTCAGAAAGCACTGGTCATTGCACATAACAATATTGAAATGGCCAAGAATATTCTCCGGGagtttgtttccatttcctCCCCTGCGCACGTGGCCACATAG